From one Verrucomicrobiota bacterium genomic stretch:
- a CDS encoding ABC transporter permease, translated as MYEIVEHEELHIFEDLSVVHVCCSGMWALRSHVEDLQELGDLKSVKQIILDADKMVKLSSAFLIFLQHLQQLSQKAKIPLVTTNLPSGAQKIFNLQQAQLPQQAKKPMPDNFFYQVGVEVMAQSRTFYQALKFFGQVLTAISRAVVRPSLRIWARVIPFFQSTGVEALPVVTLISALVGLIMAFVSVVQLERFGASIYVADLVALAMTREMGCLMIGVIIAGRTGAAFAATIGSMQVNEELDALQTFGIDRISYLVLPRVVALALMMPLLCIFADVIGILGGMFSALPFIPGSMTQYLAETKKALGMGDILLGLIKSFCFGGIIAGIGCFQGACCGRNATAVGQASTTAVVQGITWIIIADAIFALITTALGI; from the coding sequence ATGTACGAAATCGTCGAGCACGAGGAGCTCCACATTTTTGAAGATCTTTCTGTGGTCCATGTGTGCTGTTCCGGAATGTGGGCACTGCGCAGTCACGTCGAGGATTTACAGGAACTCGGCGATTTAAAATCCGTCAAACAAATCATTCTGGATGCCGACAAGATGGTAAAATTGAGTTCGGCGTTTTTGATATTTTTACAGCATCTTCAGCAATTGTCGCAAAAAGCCAAAATCCCATTGGTGACAACAAATCTGCCGAGTGGGGCGCAAAAGATTTTTAATCTTCAGCAGGCGCAATTACCGCAGCAGGCGAAAAAGCCAATGCCAGATAATTTTTTTTACCAGGTAGGCGTAGAGGTCATGGCGCAGAGCCGAACGTTTTACCAAGCGCTAAAGTTTTTCGGCCAGGTTCTAACCGCTATCAGCCGTGCGGTGGTCCGTCCCTCACTCCGTATCTGGGCACGTGTGATCCCATTTTTCCAGTCAACGGGTGTTGAAGCGCTGCCGGTCGTAACGCTGATCAGTGCACTTGTGGGGTTGATTATGGCGTTTGTGAGCGTCGTGCAGCTTGAGCGCTTTGGGGCGAGCATCTATGTTGCAGATCTCGTTGCCCTAGCGATGACGCGTGAAATGGGGTGCTTGATGATCGGTGTGATTATCGCTGGCCGAACGGGGGCCGCTTTTGCCGCAACCATTGGGAGTATGCAAGTCAACGAGGAGCTCGATGCGCTGCAGACCTTTGGTATCGATCGGATTTCTTACCTCGTGTTACCGCGAGTTGTCGCTTTGGCCCTGATGATGCCGTTACTTTGCATTTTTGCAGATGTGATTGGGATCTTAGGTGGGATGTTTTCGGCGCTACCGTTTATTCCCGGAAGCATGACACAGTACCTGGCGGAGACAAAAAAGGCCCTCGGCATGGGCGACATTTTGTTAGGCTTGATTAAGAGTTTCTGTTTTGGGGGAATTATTGCCGGAATTGGTTGTTTCCAAGGTGCATGTTGTGGGCGTAATGCGACGGCAGTCGGACAGGCTTCGACGACAGCCGTTGTTCAAGGAATTACCTGGATTATTATTGCCGATGCGATCTTTGCCTTAATAACGACAGCGTTAGGGATTTAA
- a CDS encoding ABC transporter ATP-binding protein encodes MDALVELRDVSKQFPFQGKGSFTVLQSVSLKIVPEISVSITGESGSGKSTLLHLIGGLERPSSGHIFWKNRPIDRDSINQKAVLRRGFMSFVFQSANLIPELTVLENVLFALRILKNPIEKADKIRSQQLLEQLGIAHCANQIPEYLSGGERQRTAIARALITNPQILIADEPTGNLDEANARNVIALLRDLCRENHAALLLVTHNLAFTQLLDQSYRLCDHTLIVC; translated from the coding sequence GTGGACGCCCTTGTTGAACTTCGAGATGTCTCAAAACAATTCCCCTTTCAGGGGAAGGGAAGTTTCACGGTGTTGCAGTCTGTCTCGTTGAAGATTGTACCTGAAATTTCCGTGAGCATTACAGGTGAGTCGGGATCGGGAAAATCAACATTACTTCATCTCATCGGTGGGCTTGAACGCCCCTCGAGCGGTCATATTTTTTGGAAAAATCGCCCAATTGATCGCGATTCCATCAATCAAAAAGCGGTTTTACGGCGTGGATTTATGAGTTTCGTTTTTCAAAGCGCGAACCTTATTCCCGAGCTCACAGTTTTGGAAAATGTACTTTTTGCCCTGCGTATTCTCAAAAATCCAATTGAAAAGGCCGATAAAATCCGGAGCCAACAACTTCTTGAGCAGCTGGGAATCGCACATTGCGCAAACCAAATCCCTGAATATCTTTCTGGCGGAGAACGCCAACGTACTGCCATCGCTCGAGCGCTCATTACTAATCCTCAGATATTAATTGCCGATGAACCAACGGGAAACCTCGATGAGGCCAACGCGCGAAACGTCATTGCACTGCTTCGCGACCTCTGCAGAGAAAACCATGCGGCACTACTGCTGGTTACCCACAACCTGGCTTTCACACAACTGCTGGATCAGTCATACCGGCTATGCGACCACACCTTGATCGTCTGTTAA
- a CDS encoding protein kinase: protein MGKNNKLKAKIIMFSVLSAFCPGVFADDNTMPSSGIHNNAQSQTIHYQVTKASSLSDLIQPNAKINANFIRDLIQGRHLTECQKIFLGKIIGKGGFAQAATAYENNQESNNNPPFIIKFPVEEGDSYLENILQDEAQKIEQLAESANTFIKAYKGNNLYGLLLGLGAIVPVVGKTENGGIIQEYAGMDLKKSTHGGNRRVYDKQGFPWNLPEVLKALSAFGQALVALHTLEFIHRDIKAENVVWSPDGALKVIDLGSLTKFGNRLSDVGCSGNCPPESCSYFQFKKIIPQNKQARASYDIYCSSNVILTCLFGKRGYEQDKANFWEKTGGLSPKPSHYVEKMRDPNFLNDTDGSRSKFIGGIIDSLNEEMRENGEAHNAYPEPVLNEIKNIVIGILDPNPDNRPSAIEILEKLQDLALSDWNDTTRPEEERYRINRHPKLPEVPKENRFIKWDADWLKEDPFEMPTQQQRY from the coding sequence ATGGGAAAGAACAATAAATTAAAGGCAAAGATAATAATGTTCTCTGTTTTGAGCGCATTCTGTCCCGGAGTGTTTGCAGATGATAATACTATGCCAAGCAGCGGTATACACAACAACGCACAGTCACAGACCATCCACTATCAGGTAACAAAAGCCTCCAGCTTGAGTGACTTAATACAGCCAAATGCCAAAATCAACGCAAATTTCATTAGAGATTTAATACAAGGAAGGCACCTTACAGAATGTCAAAAGATTTTTTTAGGCAAAATTATTGGAAAAGGAGGATTTGCCCAAGCCGCAACAGCATATGAGAACAACCAAGAGAGTAACAACAATCCGCCGTTCATCATCAAATTTCCAGTAGAAGAGGGTGATTCTTATTTGGAAAACATTTTACAAGATGAAGCACAAAAAATCGAGCAATTAGCGGAGAGTGCGAATACATTCATCAAAGCTTATAAAGGGAATAATCTTTACGGCTTACTCCTAGGACTTGGGGCCATTGTCCCAGTTGTTGGAAAAACAGAAAATGGTGGTATTATCCAAGAATATGCAGGTATGGATTTAAAAAAATCCACACATGGTGGAAATCGCAGGGTTTACGACAAACAAGGGTTCCCATGGAATCTGCCAGAAGTACTTAAAGCTCTCTCTGCTTTTGGCCAGGCCCTTGTTGCGTTGCACACACTGGAGTTTATACATCGCGATATCAAGGCAGAAAACGTTGTTTGGTCGCCAGATGGTGCGCTTAAGGTCATAGATTTAGGTTCGCTAACTAAGTTTGGTAACAGACTCTCGGATGTTGGTTGCAGCGGTAACTGCCCTCCAGAATCATGTTCCTACTTCCAATTTAAAAAAATTATTCCTCAAAATAAGCAAGCACGAGCATCCTACGATATCTATTGCTCTTCGAATGTTATCCTGACTTGTTTGTTTGGTAAACGGGGCTACGAACAAGACAAAGCCAACTTTTGGGAAAAAACAGGCGGTTTGTCACCCAAACCTTCCCATTATGTGGAAAAGATGCGAGATCCAAATTTTCTAAATGATACCGATGGATCGCGGTCGAAGTTTATAGGAGGAATAATCGACTCTCTAAACGAAGAAATGAGAGAAAACGGGGAAGCACATAATGCTTATCCTGAACCTGTTCTCAATGAAATCAAAAATATTGTTATCGGTATCCTCGACCCTAACCCTGACAATCGTCCTTCCGCGATAGAAATTCTAGAAAAGTTACAAGACCTTGCCCTGTCCGACTGGAACGACACAACACGTCCGGAAGAGGAAAGGTATCGGATCAACCGTCATCCCAAGCTTCCGGAAGTGCCAAAAGAAAATAGATTCATTAAATGGGACGCCGATTGGCTCAAAGAAGATCCTTTTGAAATGCCGACACAACAACAACGATACTAG
- the trpS gene encoding tryptophan--tRNA ligase: MDAAQKVVLTGMQPTGKLHLGNFLGAAHNWQKMLDAYTCYFFIPNQHAITVPQVPAQLRDATLNCVAQYVACGLDPERCTIFIQSQIVGHTELAWILGCLTPLGQLQRMHQFKDKSARHENIYAGLLYYPVLMAADILLYNADYVPTGEDQKQHVELARDLAEKFNNTFSPTFTLPEPMIKKEGARVMSLKDPTRKMSKSDPDTHATIYITDEPNIIRKKIAAAVTDSGNTIAIDPERSAISNLLNIYCAAIGMTVDDATEHFKTYQGYAPFKQELADIIIQLLEPVQEKYHAIKDDKNYLLSVVQRGAETVQPLAYKMLSKVYRKVGFLENR; this comes from the coding sequence ATGGACGCGGCGCAAAAAGTTGTATTGACGGGCATGCAACCGACGGGGAAGCTTCACCTCGGTAATTTTCTCGGAGCCGCGCATAATTGGCAAAAAATGCTCGATGCGTACACGTGTTATTTTTTTATCCCCAATCAGCACGCAATTACTGTCCCTCAGGTTCCGGCACAGCTCCGCGATGCGACCCTCAACTGTGTCGCGCAATATGTCGCCTGTGGTCTTGATCCCGAGCGCTGTACAATTTTTATCCAGTCGCAGATTGTAGGCCATACTGAGCTTGCCTGGATTCTAGGGTGTCTCACACCACTCGGCCAATTACAGCGAATGCATCAATTTAAAGACAAATCCGCTCGTCACGAAAACATCTACGCGGGGCTCCTCTATTATCCGGTTTTAATGGCTGCCGACATTTTGCTCTACAACGCGGATTACGTTCCCACAGGAGAGGACCAGAAGCAGCACGTTGAGCTTGCGCGCGACTTAGCGGAAAAGTTCAACAACACATTTTCGCCGACCTTTACGCTCCCGGAACCGATGATTAAAAAAGAGGGTGCGCGCGTCATGTCGCTCAAGGATCCCACACGTAAGATGTCGAAGTCCGATCCCGATACTCATGCGACGATCTATATTACCGATGAACCCAACATCATTCGCAAAAAAATTGCCGCTGCGGTTACCGATTCGGGTAATACGATTGCAATTGATCCCGAACGCTCAGCAATTTCTAATCTCTTGAACATCTACTGCGCCGCCATCGGGATGACCGTTGATGACGCAACGGAACACTTTAAGACCTATCAGGGTTACGCGCCATTTAAACAAGAGCTTGCCGACATAATCATTCAGCTCCTCGAACCGGTCCAAGAAAAGTATCACGCGATTAAGGATGATAAAAACTACTTATTGTCGGTCGTCCAGCGTGGTGCCGAAACCGTTCAACCCCTCGCCTACAAGATGCTCTCCAAAGTCTACCGCAAAGTCGGCTTTTTGGAAAACCGCTAA
- a CDS encoding MFS transporter — protein sequence MRWATAKFDKTRNYGVHKMYVDRAYRYWRGRILYALILGYASFYIVRQNLNIAAPEMLQEFGRTKSELGVLFSCNMLVYGLGKFVSGALCDRSNARYFMTFGLLGAALCTLCIGLSHSLLALEILYVASAMFQSMGWPPVSRLMRYWYSPKELGTRWGLVNASHQLGGMTILIGGGWLLETLGWRSVFIIPALVALVLAGILFERLRDTPESLGLPSIEVKEGLIRESWYTAGERVTFREIFLEHILPNKMLWCACAANFCVYIVRMGFLVWAPTFLREAKGATVIISGIQSAGFELAGAFGGMVAGWISDRVFEGRRNAAAFYFMVGLIVLLFLFRTIPGNSYALNSAFLFLIGFFVCGPQVLVGISGAESVSKRAAAAANGLTGTFGYLGGAFASYEIGRIAENQGWDAVFLFFAISAVIGSFFFILNWRQTSQTAARERQSAAS from the coding sequence ATGCGTTGGGCTACAGCGAAATTCGATAAAACTCGGAATTACGGCGTTCACAAGATGTACGTCGACCGTGCTTATCGTTACTGGCGCGGCCGTATTCTTTATGCGCTGATTCTTGGGTACGCATCATTCTATATCGTGCGCCAAAATCTGAATATTGCGGCGCCGGAGATGCTCCAAGAGTTTGGGAGGACCAAATCCGAGCTCGGTGTGTTATTTTCCTGTAACATGCTAGTTTACGGTTTGGGAAAATTTGTTAGCGGGGCGCTTTGTGATCGTTCGAATGCGCGTTACTTCATGACGTTCGGGTTATTAGGGGCGGCGTTGTGCACGTTGTGTATCGGCCTTTCCCATTCACTCCTTGCACTCGAAATACTCTACGTGGCGAGCGCGATGTTTCAATCGATGGGTTGGCCTCCGGTTTCCAGGCTTATGCGCTATTGGTATTCTCCAAAGGAATTGGGTACACGGTGGGGGCTTGTGAATGCGTCTCATCAGTTGGGCGGTATGACGATTCTCATTGGCGGTGGTTGGTTACTGGAAACTCTTGGTTGGCGTTCGGTCTTTATTATTCCAGCATTAGTGGCATTAGTCCTGGCTGGGATTTTATTTGAGCGCTTAAGGGATACACCGGAGTCGTTGGGATTGCCGTCGATCGAAGTCAAAGAAGGGCTTATTCGCGAAAGTTGGTACACAGCCGGCGAACGCGTGACGTTCCGGGAAATTTTTCTAGAGCATATTTTGCCGAACAAGATGCTGTGGTGTGCCTGTGCGGCAAATTTCTGTGTTTATATCGTACGCATGGGATTTTTGGTGTGGGCGCCGACCTTTTTACGGGAAGCGAAGGGCGCAACGGTAATCATTTCGGGTATTCAATCCGCGGGATTTGAGTTAGCGGGGGCTTTTGGTGGTATGGTTGCCGGTTGGATTTCCGACAGGGTGTTTGAAGGACGACGCAATGCAGCGGCGTTTTACTTCATGGTTGGACTTATCGTGTTACTCTTCCTGTTTCGAACGATTCCTGGGAATTCTTATGCCCTGAACTCGGCATTTCTCTTTCTGATTGGATTTTTTGTTTGTGGTCCACAGGTATTGGTGGGAATCTCCGGTGCGGAATCAGTTTCGAAACGCGCAGCGGCTGCGGCAAACGGATTAACAGGGACATTTGGATATCTGGGTGGCGCATTTGCTTCTTACGAAATTGGGCGAATTGCAGAAAATCAGGGCTGGGATGCAGTGTTTTTATTTTTCGCTATCTCTGCAGTCATTGGATCTTTCTTCTTTATTTTGAATTGGCGGCAAACTTCGCAAACGGCGGCCCGCGAACGCCAAAGCGCGGCTTCGTAA
- the rpsR gene encoding 30S ribosomal protein S18 has product MESSEEKKTSTPSPLSLDWNNVEALSQYVTGTGRILPRKYTGLSARQQRHIARMIKRARCMLLMK; this is encoded by the coding sequence ATGGAGTCCTCAGAGGAGAAAAAAACATCAACCCCTTCGCCGCTCAGTCTCGATTGGAACAACGTCGAGGCGTTGTCGCAGTACGTTACCGGCACAGGGCGGATTTTGCCGCGCAAGTATACCGGGTTGAGTGCCCGCCAACAGCGCCACATTGCCCGTATGATCAAGCGTGCGCGCTGTATGTTGCTCATGAAGTAA
- a CDS encoding L-threonylcarbamoyladenylate synthase, with translation MAEILSPSEASFAKVSEALTLGDVVALPTETVYGLAAIISDDAALRKIFEVKGRPSFDPLIIHVLGLSSLLELVDVPPSVFSKLQALVDAFCPGPLTFVLRKKKSISDIITAGKKTVAIRIPAHPVFREVLRRAGPLAAPSANPFGYVSPTRAEHVRQSLGDKIKYILDGGPCSVGVESTILDLSSQKLAILRPGAVTAEMITDVLGEPVTPCKTIATTDPSAPGMLIRHYSPKTRLRLFQNPGELRALLEQNSGSRVAIVCCTRSEMEHFSRAIVLKNSAQPKQQCFCLSETGGLAEIASHVFDCLQKLDAMGFDSIFMQTPLKEGLGIAINDRLARAAAKFRA, from the coding sequence ATGGCGGAAATTTTGTCGCCTAGCGAAGCCTCATTCGCAAAGGTTTCAGAGGCGTTGACGCTTGGAGACGTTGTAGCATTACCAACCGAGACAGTTTACGGTCTGGCTGCAATTATTAGTGATGATGCAGCCCTAAGGAAGATCTTTGAAGTCAAGGGGCGGCCATCGTTTGATCCGCTGATTATTCATGTCTTAGGTTTATCGTCCCTCTTGGAGCTTGTCGACGTTCCTCCAAGTGTTTTTTCGAAGTTACAGGCCTTAGTCGACGCCTTCTGCCCGGGGCCCTTGACGTTTGTATTGCGAAAAAAAAAGAGCATTTCGGATATCATTACTGCAGGTAAGAAAACTGTTGCGATCCGTATCCCGGCGCATCCCGTGTTTCGCGAAGTTCTCCGTAGGGCGGGACCGTTAGCAGCTCCCAGCGCGAATCCATTCGGTTATGTTAGTCCGACGAGAGCGGAACATGTTCGACAATCCTTGGGAGATAAGATAAAATACATTCTCGATGGCGGTCCCTGTTCGGTGGGTGTAGAGTCGACGATTCTCGATTTGTCGTCCCAAAAATTAGCAATTCTTCGTCCGGGAGCGGTAACCGCTGAAATGATTACCGATGTTTTAGGAGAACCGGTTACCCCTTGCAAAACAATCGCGACGACCGATCCCTCGGCACCGGGAATGTTGATACGACATTATAGTCCCAAGACACGCCTCCGGTTATTTCAAAATCCAGGAGAACTAAGGGCTCTTTTAGAGCAGAATTCGGGGTCGCGTGTAGCGATCGTTTGTTGCACTCGTTCAGAAATGGAACATTTTTCTCGGGCGATTGTCCTAAAAAACAGTGCCCAACCGAAGCAGCAATGCTTTTGTTTGAGCGAGACAGGGGGGCTTGCCGAGATCGCGAGCCATGTTTTTGATTGCCTACAGAAACTCGATGCGATGGGCTTTGATTCTATTTTTATGCAGACGCCTCTCAAGGAAGGTTTGGGCATTGCCATCAACGATCGTCTCGCGCGGGCAGCGGCGAAGTTTCGCGCTTAA
- a CDS encoding KpsF/GutQ family sugar-phosphate isomerase, with product MEQRFTEVSAAVESLLAGEAQAIQHLSQTILPQIPWVLEILLPHRGHVIVSGMGKSGYIAQKIAATLTSTGTRAVYLHPAEAMHGDLGIYVEGDPTIILSKSGASEEILRLIPLLKRYRSPMIAITAKKESELARHADVVIDIGTAIENDPTGMVPTTSAVVSLAAGDAIACALMRAKGFSKKDFAKIHPAGQIGRNLLLTVHDVMTPLEDVAVLELEDTLREIVIAVTEKPLGGALILKNDGSLWGLVTDGDIRRALKLDKSIDKILAKDIMTTEPRVTTEGAYLGEALDVMEQGRSQVYVLPVIDAHHRAVGLLRLHDAYRA from the coding sequence ATGGAGCAGCGCTTTACGGAGGTTTCCGCAGCGGTCGAAAGTTTGTTAGCCGGTGAAGCTCAGGCGATACAACACCTCAGTCAAACAATTTTACCGCAAATCCCGTGGGTGTTAGAGATTTTGCTGCCACACCGCGGACATGTGATCGTTTCTGGAATGGGGAAATCGGGCTATATCGCACAAAAGATTGCCGCGACGTTGACCAGTACCGGAACTCGAGCGGTCTACCTCCATCCCGCGGAGGCGATGCACGGCGACCTGGGAATTTACGTGGAGGGCGATCCAACGATTATTTTGTCCAAAAGCGGTGCGAGTGAAGAAATTTTGCGCCTGATCCCATTGCTGAAACGCTATCGTTCTCCGATGATTGCAATTACCGCCAAAAAGGAATCTGAATTAGCGCGGCACGCCGATGTCGTAATTGATATTGGAACTGCGATTGAAAACGATCCAACAGGGATGGTGCCGACAACGAGTGCCGTGGTTTCGTTAGCGGCGGGCGATGCGATTGCCTGTGCGTTGATGCGGGCGAAAGGGTTTTCTAAAAAAGATTTTGCAAAAATTCACCCGGCGGGCCAGATTGGACGCAATCTGCTATTAACAGTGCATGACGTGATGACGCCGCTTGAAGATGTCGCGGTTCTAGAATTAGAAGACACGCTTCGCGAAATCGTCATCGCCGTAACGGAAAAACCGCTCGGAGGTGCTCTTATCCTCAAAAATGATGGAAGCCTTTGGGGGCTTGTGACGGATGGCGATATTCGTCGTGCCCTGAAGCTCGACAAATCTATTGATAAAATTCTCGCAAAAGATATAATGACGACCGAGCCAAGGGTGACCACAGAGGGTGCGTATCTCGGTGAGGCGCTTGATGTCATGGAGCAGGGCCGTTCGCAGGTCTACGTTTTACCGGTCATCGACGCACACCATCGAGCCGTCGGATTGCTCCGCCTCCACGACGCATACCGGGCATAA
- a CDS encoding YqgE/AlgH family protein, with amino-acid sequence MESPINLTGKLLVATPKLRDPCFTHTVILLISCNGLGATGIILNRPLKRSVDNYDLEYKLPTVLDSPVYQGGPINTDELSVSAWIWHKNDRLFELRYNLKEEDIEVLDTERNEIQIRSFWGHASWGPFQLIAEILNGMWYPVKVGTIFGMKERGEDLWRAVVEKTNPAMLMLNDFPDDPGWN; translated from the coding sequence ATGGAAAGTCCGATCAATTTGACGGGGAAATTGCTCGTCGCGACGCCGAAGCTTCGTGACCCGTGTTTTACACATACCGTAATTCTTTTAATTTCATGTAATGGGCTAGGTGCAACGGGAATTATTCTCAATCGCCCACTCAAACGTTCTGTTGATAATTATGACTTGGAGTACAAATTACCGACGGTTTTGGATTCACCGGTCTATCAAGGTGGCCCGATTAATACCGATGAGTTATCAGTATCGGCGTGGATTTGGCATAAGAATGATCGTCTTTTCGAGTTACGGTATAATTTAAAAGAAGAAGATATCGAGGTGTTGGATACAGAACGTAATGAAATTCAGATTCGGTCCTTTTGGGGCCATGCGAGCTGGGGGCCGTTTCAGCTCATTGCGGAAATTTTGAATGGGATGTGGTATCCGGTGAAAGTCGGGACGATTTTCGGGATGAAGGAGCGCGGTGAAGATCTTTGGCGGGCGGTTGTCGAAAAAACCAATCCGGCGATGCTTATGCTCAACGATTTCCCAGACGATCCGGGCTGGAACTAG
- the yidC gene encoding membrane protein insertase YidC, with protein MDKKSSLIGAICLLVAFFLMAWDSAPIPRNYPPAPTLEPVEHHRAPEVASIDDVGIEVKPEPVEEKVVPKPASFVHLENDEICVCLSSLGAGIQDVQIKQYPKKRKGTEPFVFNESAPWPALSLAFGQHDRWLLGNYTVTQRTPTHVVFQKRLKSGIVVEREYRLSQGDNAYVIDTATRLKNNSPKNLGLGDVFIHLGYFPTTEGDMMGEYLNFGYYDGKKAHFLTRNDFRASSGFLGLGKASAKNVITGDDKVVWGSVKNQFFTGIYTPKTPGNGFVALPKELENTTSNEESVMGSLRFPVGVLQSGQVKSLEGEFYIGPKDYVLLDRLGQDQDLVMQFGVFGFVSKMLLLLMKGIYTLIGNWGVTVILLTVIVKLLLWPLTTAQVRSSRKMTRLQEPLKKLKEKYRDNPQKLQAETLKLFKDNRVNPAAGCLPVFIQIPIFLGLYFTLRTTAEMRFASFLWIPDLSLPDTVVRIGAFPINILPLIMTASMIWQMKVMPSVSVDGAQKWVFKLMPVLFLVFCYNFPAALVLYWTVQNLLTILQQMILNKKNDEALLLDDMGAVGTKKRKNF; from the coding sequence ATGGATAAAAAAAGTTCGCTGATCGGGGCGATTTGCCTCCTTGTTGCCTTCTTTCTTATGGCCTGGGATAGTGCTCCGATTCCGCGGAATTATCCGCCCGCACCGACTCTAGAACCCGTAGAACATCACCGAGCTCCGGAAGTTGCCTCGATTGACGATGTCGGTATTGAAGTGAAGCCGGAACCGGTCGAGGAAAAAGTCGTACCGAAACCGGCGTCTTTTGTTCACCTAGAGAACGACGAAATCTGCGTCTGCTTAAGTTCCCTGGGCGCAGGAATCCAAGACGTTCAAATCAAGCAATACCCAAAAAAACGCAAAGGGACGGAACCCTTTGTTTTCAATGAAAGTGCGCCCTGGCCGGCATTATCGCTGGCGTTTGGACAACATGATCGCTGGCTACTCGGGAACTACACAGTTACACAGCGGACGCCGACGCATGTGGTATTTCAAAAACGCCTGAAAAGCGGTATTGTGGTTGAGCGCGAATACCGACTGTCCCAGGGCGATAATGCTTACGTTATCGATACAGCGACACGCCTGAAGAACAATAGCCCCAAAAATCTGGGTTTAGGAGATGTTTTTATCCATCTCGGTTACTTTCCAACGACAGAGGGCGACATGATGGGGGAATATTTGAATTTTGGTTATTACGACGGCAAAAAGGCACATTTCCTAACGCGCAACGATTTCCGTGCGAGTAGTGGATTTTTAGGTCTCGGTAAAGCATCGGCCAAAAACGTCATTACCGGTGATGATAAGGTCGTTTGGGGTTCCGTAAAAAACCAGTTCTTTACGGGGATTTATACTCCAAAAACGCCGGGGAACGGATTTGTCGCACTACCCAAGGAGCTTGAAAATACGACATCGAACGAAGAAAGTGTCATGGGAAGCCTTCGGTTCCCGGTAGGTGTTTTGCAATCGGGGCAGGTCAAATCTTTAGAAGGGGAGTTTTATATCGGTCCCAAAGATTACGTTTTGCTAGATCGATTGGGACAAGACCAAGATCTCGTCATGCAATTCGGAGTCTTTGGCTTTGTCAGTAAGATGCTCCTGCTTTTGATGAAGGGAATTTATACACTTATCGGGAATTGGGGTGTTACAGTGATTCTCCTTACGGTAATCGTCAAGTTGTTGTTGTGGCCACTCACGACAGCGCAGGTCCGTTCATCTCGAAAGATGACGCGACTTCAAGAACCGCTCAAAAAATTGAAAGAAAAGTACCGCGACAATCCGCAGAAACTTCAGGCGGAAACGCTAAAACTTTTTAAGGATAATCGTGTCAATCCTGCTGCCGGTTGTCTTCCGGTTTTTATCCAAATCCCGATCTTTTTAGGGCTTTATTTTACGCTGCGGACGACCGCGGAGATGCGTTTCGCCTCATTCTTATGGATTCCCGATCTCTCGTTACCGGATACCGTGGTGCGCATTGGGGCATTTCCCATTAACATATTACCGCTGATTATGACAGCTTCGATGATCTGGCAGATGAAGGTCATGCCATCCGTTTCGGTCGATGGCGCTCAGAAGTGGGTTTTTAAACTAATGCCGGTCCTATTTCTCGTATTTTGCTATAACTTCCCCGCGGCACTGGTTTTGTATTGGACGGTGCAAAATTTGTTGACGATACTACAGCAAATGATTCTTAATAAGAAAAACGACGAGGCTCTGTTGCTCGACGATATGGGCGCGGTTGGGACGAAAAAAAGAAAAAATTTTTAG